The DNA window CGCAGGCGAGGCGCCTGAGCACGGTGGAGCCGTTTCCGTACCCGCCGGGCGCCTGCTGGGCTGGCGTGTGGTTTGCGTACGGGTCGTCCGGCGGCGCCGGCAGCGGGCATCCGGTGCCTGCCAGCGGAGAAGCTCATGGAGAAGGATCCTTCGGACACGGTCGTGGTGATCACCGGCGCATCGAGCGGGATCGGCCGGGCGACGGCGCAGCTCTTCGCCGGGGCCGGCGCCTCGGTGGTGCTCGCAGCGCGCAGCAAGGAGACGCTCGAAGAGGTGGCCATCGAGTGTTCGCGCGTGGGCGGGACCGCGCTGGTCGTGCCCACGGACGTGCGGAGCGAGGACGAGGTGCGTGAGCTCGCGCGGCGAGCCATCGAGCACTTCGGCCACATCGACGTGTGGGTGAACAATGCGGCCGTCTCGCTGTTCGGACGCACGGAAGACGTGCCTTACGAGGCGTACCGGCAGGTGATCGAGACCAACCTGTTCGGGAGCATCCACGGGGCGCGCGCGGCGCTGCCGGGTTTCCGCGCGCAAGGGCACGGGGTGCTCATCAACGTGGGCTCGGTGGCCGGGATCTTCGGGCAGCCCTACACGAGCGCGTACTGCGTGACGAAGTTCGGCGTGCGCGGTCTGGGCGAGAGCTTGCGGCAGGAGCTGATGGACGCGCCGAACATCCACGTGTGCACGGTGATGCCAGCGACCGTGGACACACCCATCTTCCAGCAGGCGGCGAACTACACGGGCCGCGCGGTGCAGCCGATCCCGCCGGTGATCGATCCCTACCGGGTCGCGCACACCATCGTGGAGCTCGTGGGTAGGCCGCAGCGCGAGGTGATCGTGGGCTGGGCCGGCCGGATGATGGCGGCGCAGCACGCGATCGCGCCCGGGAGAGCGGAGCGACGGATGGCGAAGACCGTGGAGGAAAAGCACCTGACGGATCGGCCAGCGCCGCTCTCGCCGGGGAACCTGTTTTCACCCGTGCCGGAGCAGAACCATGTCAGCGGTGGCTGGAGCCGCGATGGGTCGCCTGGGCGACGGGAGCGCATCCCCGCGGCGCTGGCGCTCTCGATGCCTGCGCTCGGGCTGGCCGCGGCGGTGCTGCTGCTGCTCCGGCGTTGAGGGTCGAGGCGTCGTGATGTCGGAGCTCTTGGATGGCGAGCGCGTCCCCTGATGCGCTCGCCATCGAGCGTCTGCGCGGTGCGTGGTGTCACCGCATGACGTCTTCTCAGGGGGTCGGCGTCGGCGCTTTGGGCATCCGGTAGATCCGCTGCTCACCGTTGTAGGCGTATCCCGGCCACACCTTGTCACGGTCACCTCCGAGGAGGCGAGCGAAGGGCCCGGAAGCCCAGGGACGGTACGGGTTGGGGAACACGGCGACCCGTTCGAGCTGGCCGAAGAGCGCCTCGTAACGGGCGATGGTGTCCGCGTGGCGCTCCGGGTCGTCGTAGAAACGATCCGTCATTTCCTCGCTGGAAATGAAGTAGCTCACGCGGTTCTCCCGGTACCAGGCGAGGTCGTACGAGGACAGGGTGCGGAGGGGGACCAGGTAATGAGCGGACCTGCGGGGCACGGCGCTGTGCCACTCGAGTGCGATGCGCTGGCCGGTGGGTACGTTGTCCTCGAACCACTGGCGCGCCTGCGCTCTCGGCGCTGGCATGCCGAGCGCGGGGATGTGATCGACGATCGCCAGGAGAGGCAGCGTGATGGAGAGAAGCGCCAGCGCGACCGCGCCGATGCGACGCGCTGGGCGCTGGAGGCGCTCGGAGGGCCCCCAGCCGGCGAGGCGCTGGAGGGCGACGAGGGCGAAGAGAAAGAGGAACGGCAGGACCAGCATCACCGTCCGGTCGTTGCGGTACGCCATCCGGCTGATCAGCGGCAAATAGACGAGGGGGAAAATGGAGAGCAGGGTCAGCTCGCGGGAGCGGCGGACGTAGCTCCACACGAGGCCGACGAAACCGAGGAGGACGACGGGGCCCTCGGCGAGCCAGAGGTAGCGCGCGTACCAGACGCCCGAGTTGCCCTCGGCGCCGAGGTGGCCCGTGGTGTAGTGGGCGACCTCTTTCTTGAACCCTTCCAGGAAGGCGGGGAAGTCGAGCACGGTGAAGGGTGAGGTGGCGACGAAGGCGGCCGCTGCCATGACGAAGCCGAGGTAGAGGCGCCGGTCCTTGAGGCCCTGGGCGCCCTCACGCAGGAGCTGCGCGGCGAGGGGGAGGACGAGCAGCAAGCCGGCGTTGTACTTGGTCGAGGCGGCGAGACCGACGGCGGCGCCGGTGAGCAGGTGGTCGCGGAGAGAGCCTCGCCGGAGCACGTCGAGGGCGCAGACGAGGGTGAGCAGCACGAAGAACGTGGTGCACGCGTCCGGGGAGAAGAAGCGGGTGTTGCGGATGAACGTGGGCGAGACGGCGAGCAGGAAGGCGGCGGCGAGGCCGGCGCGCGGGGAGATCAGGCGCTTGCCGGCGACGTAGAGGAGGTAGACGCTGCCGACGCCGAACGCGACGCTGAGGCCGCGGCTCAGGAGCAGGGCGAGGGTGGACTCGCTGATCGTGCTCGCCGCGCGCGTGAAGCTCATGCCTTCGGCCGGGGCGGGCACGGCGCCGAGGGCGCGGGCGATCCCGTAGGCGACGACGTGGAGCAGGGCGTGGAGGTAGAAGAAGAGGCTGGGGTAGTTGAAGAAGCGGGGGTTGAAATCGCCGGAGGAGAGGACGGTGCGCACGACGCGCTGGTTGACCGGCTCGTCGGCGTGGTGAGTGAGGGGGAACGAGTTCGTGGTCCAGGAGAGGGTCGGGATGTCGAAGCCGAGCCCGGGGAGGCGCACGAGGAGCGCGAGCAGGAGCACGGCTGGAAGGAGGAGGGCGGGGCCGGTCAGGAAGGCGCGGAGGCGCGATACCGCATCGCTGTCGGTGGGACGGTTCGGCGATGCCAGAGGCTCGAGGGGTCTGGGCTCGCTGGGCGGCGCCTCCATGGGGGCGCATGAGGAAGGAGTGCTCCCGGGCCGTCAACCCTCCAGGGAGCAAGGTTCCCCATCGCCGATGCGGGAGGGTCGGGGTCTCTGGGAGCAAGGCTCCCCGTCGCCGATGCGGGAGAGGGTCGGGGTCTCTGTCGATCGATCGCGCTCGACGCGAGGGGCGTCGCTCAGTCGACCTCCACCCAGACCTCGAAACGACGCAGGAACGGGAGGGTCGTGGGAGGATCGTAGGCGGCGAAGGTGGGCTCCCCTCGGACCGTGAAGCCGGCGCGCTCTGCGCTGGCGATGAGCTTGCGTTGCTCGACGGCGACCCGGGCGCTGTCGAGCCGGCCGCTGAAGCGACGGACGGCGATCCGGCGCGGCGGGATGTCGCGAAAGCAGATGCGGTGGTCGCGGGGTACGGGGAGTGAACCGGAGGTCCGGTCGCGGGGCATGAGGAAGCCCACGGTGAGTCCGGCGGCGCCGTCGAGGGTGCAGCCATCCGGGGAGGTCAGGGCCGTCGTCTCGCCGACGGTGGCGGTGGCGACGACGGGGGCCGTCATGGCGATCTGCTCGCCAGCGACGTTGCTCCCGAAGATGAAGCCCGCGAGCCGTCGGAAGCCTTCGCTGAGGGCGCGAGGCCAGAAGACGCCTTCGACGATGGTGGCCGCCTCGACCATCGCGGGGTAGTGCCGGACCTCGAGCTTGCCGATGCGTCGCTCGACGGTGTGCGCAGGCTGCTCGGTGAACAGGCGGGCGAGCTGCCAGCGGACGAGGCCGGCGCCAACGAGGGACCCGAGCATGCTCAAGGTCGCGGCACGCACGGCCGGGCGTCGGATCCTGTCCGCAGCGACGAACGCGGCCACGGCAGACCCCACGGCGACCGCGGGCAGGAGGGCGCGCACGGCGCGGGCACGGCGGTTCCGCGCAAGGACGGGGGGGTCGCCATGCTCTGCGGAGATCGGGAGCAGGGTGGCGGGGGTGGCCACCTCGGACGGAGTGGGGACGAGGGGATTCTGCATGAAAGGCAGCGGCAGGCAGGGGGCGTGCCCGAGGTGAGACGGCACCCGTCGCTGCACTTCGTGAGAGCGAGGTCAGCCAGACGGCTGGGGCGTGTCGGAGAGCGAGGTCAGCCAGGCGGCTGGGGCGTGTCGGAGGGCGAGGTCAGCCGGACAAGCGGGCTTCGGTCCGAGGCATGCGCTGGCGCATGCAGAGCTTGAGGGCGTCGCGGAGGCTGCTGAGGGTGCGCACGCCAGCGAACCCGGCCTGGAGCGCGGTGAGGGTCTGGGCGACGGCGGGACGGATGCCCGTGATGAGCCCCTGGGCGCCGAGGAGCTGGATGGCGCGGAGGATGCGGAGGAGATGATCCGCCGTCACCTCGTCGACGACCTCGACGCCGGTGAGATCGAGGATGGCGTAGCGGGCACCGGACTCGACGACGGCGTCGAGGATGCGCGCGGTGATCTCGCCAGCGCGTTCGCGGTCGAGCATGCCGACCACGGGGAGCGCGAGGACGCCGTCCCAGACCTGGATGATCGGGGCCGACATGGCGTGGATCGCCGAGCGCTGCTGCTCGATGATGGCCAGCTTCTCCGCGAGGTCGAGCTCGCGACGCTTCATCTCGTCGATGTCCTGGAAGGCACCGATGACACGAACGATCTCGCCATCCTCGATGATCGGGACGCCCGCCGTGCGCACCCAGACCCGGCGGCCCTTGGCGGTGACGATCTGCAGCTCGAGATCGTAGGGGATCGCTTCTTTCGCACACGCCGTGAAGGCGGCGGTGATGTAGGGGATGTGCTCGGGCGCGTAGTAGTTGATGCCCTCCTGGGTGGAGGGCTCGTTGCCCAGCGGGATCTCGTGGATGCGGAAGGTCTCTTCGGTCCACGACTGGCTGTTGTTGCGACAGTCGACCTCCCACCCGCCGACGCGGGCGACGGCCTGCATCTTCTGGAGGAGGACCTGCTGCTGGCGCCTCGCGGCCGCCGAGGGCTGCGGCCCCGCTTCACGCCCGGATCCGTAGACGTGCTCTTCCTCGGTCGCCCGGCGAAGGCCGAAGATGAGGCGCTGGGAGGTCATGTCGCGCCGGAGGAAGCGCGCGTCGACGCGCAGCAGGGGAGCTCCATTCCTCCCCTCCTGGATGAACGCCCTGACCGGCTCGACGTCCTCCGGGTGGATCACGGCAACAAAGGGCTCCCCCAGGAGCGCGTCCTCGCGGTAGCCGAGAACGTCGCAGAAGACCTGATTGACCGCGATGAACCGCCCCTCGCCATTGACCACGCAGAGGAGATCGCCCGACGACTGGAAGAAGTGCTCGTAACGGATGGGCTGTTCGTTCTGGGCGGAGGGCATCAGCAGCCTTACAGATGCACCTCGCGCGAGTCGGGTGTCAAGCGATCCATCGGGGCTGCAACCGTCTGACCCGCCCCCCGGCGGGAAACGGCGCCTCGTCAGGGTGACTCGACCCGGTAATACGTGCTCAAGATCAGCGTCCGCTTCGAGATCCGCCAGCCCTGGGGTGTGCGAACGACCACGTCCTCGTACGTTCCGTTCGCGATCTCGACGGCGCCCGCAGGATCGACGACGTGGGTCGCGAGGAGGTAGGTGGACATTCTCGCGGTGTTGCCGTGCACCGTGACGCGGACGTTGCCATTGAGGTGCTGCGTCGAGACGTAGCCACCATTGGTGAACTCATTCAGCGCGACGTCGGCCCAGTCGTCGGGTGAGCCGCTCAGGCTGGGAGGTCCATTGCGGTCGACGCCGGGGCTGTACACCTCGAGAACGGCGTCGGGCGTGAAGCACTGCGCGTACATTGCCTTGGCGACGAGCAACCTGCCCGCGCCGACGGCATCGGTCGCTGCGGCATAGCAGTAGGTGAGCTTCGTGATCTCGGACTCGTCGACGAGCTGCTGGAGCTGATTCTGAGGGTTGCCCGAGGCGGGGGCCGTGGCGGACATCCCGCTCACGACGAGCGCCGCCATGCCGAGTGCTGCGCCGATTCGACCGATGGACACGCGAGAGGTGAAATTGCGGCTCTTGTTCATGATGTACCTCCTGTGACACGCGCAGATCTTCCAGAGGATGAAGTCACGATAAGCCAATGAGCACGCCCCCCCGCGTCGCCGGCACGAACGAGAGCAGGGCACGGAATCTTCATGGGAGCGCTGGACGCAGCGCTCTTGGCGCGGAGAGCAGGCCCTGCATCAGGTGCGGGCCGGACCGTTCAAGGACCTCCGGGCACGCCATCGCCGCCGTGAACCAGCGATGCGACAGGTGTTTCTGATGTATGTTTTCGCATGGTTGCACGTTGAGATCCAACTTCTGCACGACGAATGCGGTGCGTTACCGACGGCGTACGGGAAATCCTGCACGCATTCACCTGAGGCCGGGCCGCAGCGCGTCGGCGTGTGCGCAGGGGTCCAGGGCGGAACGCGGTCTCTTTGCGACGGCTCCCCCGCGCCGGCGTGCGGGGTGGGCCCCTTCGGGGTAGGCTGAACACTCCTTTCATCGTGCGGAGAGACGTACCCGTGCCTCATCCCTCATCTGTGTTTCGACGAAGTGAGCACGAGTCTTCGATACTAGGGGGGCACTCTTCCGCCGTCTGCCCTCGATTTGCAGATAACATCGAATTTGATTTGCAGCTCACGCCCAGAGGAAGGAGCTAGCCATGCCCGGACCGATGAGACAGGGGAGAACAGCGCTGGTCCTCGCAGGAGGTGCGGCGAGAGGCGCTTATGAAGCAGGGGTGGTGCAATACATCGTGGAGGAGCTCGCACGCGATCTCGATCACGTGCTGCGCTTCGATGTGCTCTGCGGGACCTCGGTGGGGGCGCTCAATGCATGCGGGCTCGCTGCATTCGCCGATCTCGGCCAGGCCGGGATCCGGCGGCTGCTCGAGGTGTGGACCAAGCTGGAGGTGGCCGAGCTGGTCCGCCCGGATGCGCGAGGGATCCTCGAAATGGGCACGCGGCTGCTGGGGCGGCCGGCAGGGGCGCGGGTGCCGGCGCGCGAGGGGGGCGTCATCGATCCCAGCGGACTGGAACGGCTGGTGGAGTCGAGCATCCCGTTCGCGCGGATCGAGGAGAACCTGCGCGCCGGCTACCTGGACGCGCTCAGCGTCTCCACGACCCACGTGACCACGGGGCGGACGGTGGTCCACGTGCAGCGCCGCGAGGGGGGGCTGCCCCCCTGGGGCAACGACCCGACGACGGTGGCCCGCGAGGCGAAGATCGGGCCGCAGCACGCGCTGGCGTCGTCGGCGATCCCCATCCTGTTCCGCGCGGTGAAGCTGGATGGTGATTACCATTGCGACGGGGGGCTCCGGCAGAACGTCCCGCTGTCGCCAGCGCGGCGCCTGGGGGCGACCCACGTGCTGGTGGTGAACCCGCGGCACCTGGAGGTCACGCCACTCGACGATGGGGCGGCGGAGGACGTGTTCCCGGGTCCCCTGTTCCTGCTCGGCAAGACGCTGAACGCGCTGCTCCTGGACCGGATCGACACCGACCTGGCGCGCCTGTCGACCATCAACCGGATCCTGGAGGCCGGGACGCGGGTCGCGGGGCCCAGCTTCGTGGACGATCTGAACCGGGAGATGGGCTTTCCCGAGGGGATCGGGCTCCGGCCGATGCAGGCGACGCTGGTCCGGGCGTCGGACGACATCGGGCGGATCGCGACGGAATACGTGCGATCGCCGGCCTTCGGGCGGGTATCCGGGATGGGAGGGCGTCTGCTCCGGCGGCTCGCCGAGCGGGACTCGCGCAGCGAGGCGGATCTGCTGTCCTACCTGCTGTTCGATGGGGGCTTCGCGGGGCAGCTCATCGAGCTGGGGCGCGCCGACGCCCGGGCGAGGCACGAGGAGCTGTGCGCCTTCTTCACCGAGGCGGCGAAGAGCGCCGAGGAGCGGGAGTTCGACGAGGCGCTCACCAAGCGGTTCCCCTCGCAGCCGCAGATGGAGGCGCTGGACGCGGAGTGAGCCGGGAAGCGCCGACCCGTCAGCGCGCGGGTCGGGGAGCGCCCGACGAGAAGGCCGTCACTTCTTCGCGGCCCGGTAGCCGCGGACCCAGTCGCGGGCGAGGTCGGTCAGGTCCTCCTCGCTGAGGTCTCCGTCCCTCTCCAGGAAGGCCACGACCTGGGTGGCGCGGAGGCGGTTCACGTCGTCGAGGTCCGGGTCCTCGGCCAGCACGACGAGCTGAGGGACCAGGGCGGGAAGGCGGCCGGATTCGCGGATGGACCGGACGAGGCGGTGGAAGGAGAGCTCTTCCTGGCGCGACATGCCGCTGAAGCGGAAGAGGAGGCCGCGGAAGAAGCGATCGAGATCGAGCCCCACTTCTTCGAGGCGGTCGGCCTCGGTGCCATGGGCCGCCTCGCCGTAATTGGAGTAGGCGACGCGATCGAAGCGGTCGCCCATGATGCGGAGCTGGAGCTGGAGGAAGCAGCCCAGCTTCCCGAGGTCATAGCAAAGCTCGGCATGGTCCCGGGCGACCTGCGCCGGGCGCTCGTCCATCGAGCAGCGTCCCACCGGGGGGTGGTCGCGGTAAATGGAGAGCGCCGTCGCGTGGTCCCCGGTCATGAGGGCGTGCGCGAGCGCCGGCTGGTGGGCGTCCCAGCCGGTCGAGTCGGTCTCGGCTCGGTAGACGGGAGGCTCGGCGTTGACGAGGGTGGCCACGTAAGTCCAGTCCGCGAGGGCACTGGGCGAGGGTCGGGATGCGGGTGAGATGTAGTCCGGCTGGATCCACAGGGACTCCTCGTCCGTCGTCTCGTCCTTCCTGGTGAGGACGAGGCGCTGGCGGTCGTCGGCCAGGGAGCCTTGCGTGATGCGGAAGCCTCCTCGCGCGCTGTACGAGCTCAGGCGCGGAGGCAGGCGGTCGTCACCCAGCTCGAGGACCAGGCGGTACGTGCCCTTGTCGATGCCGGTGTCGGTACCGGCGTTGCTGGGGTCCCCTTGGGAGGAGGGTGTCGTCTCGGGGAAGAAGGAGAAGACCATCCCCTCGATCCCGGGCTCGTCGCCCCGGCCGAGTCGGCCTCGCACGAGGCGGATGGGTCGGAGTTCCCGGGTGGCCGCCTCCAGGGCGTGCTCGAAGGCGTCGGTCGCGGGCCAGCTCCACCGGGAAGCCGCCCTCGGAGGGAGGTGTTCGGGAAGGGCAAGGACGTCGGACGCCCGGCCGCCGGGCTCCGAGCGGGAGGGGGCGCAGTCGAGGGTCCCCGCCGCGAGGAGGAGGGCGGCGCTGGTCAGCAGGGCGCGCGAGGCGCCTGCGCGGTGGGTCGGGGCGCTGACATCGCTCGCGTCGCGGTCGCCATCCACACGCATCGGGCTTTCTCCTGGCTGGAGGCGCCGCTCGGAGCCGGAGGGCTCTGCGAGGCGCTCGATGAGGGCTTCAGGGAGCGCCGCGCCGAGAAAGTTCCCGCGAGGGTCCGAGGAGGTGCCGATGGTGAGGTCGTGAGGTCAGCCCGACGCTTGGCTCGGTGGCGCTTCCGGGGCGCGTGCCCTCGCTGTGCGCGTCAGGAGAGGAGGCGCTGCAAGAGGCGCCGGACGGCGGCCGGATCGGGGATGCGGTGCGGGGCGCGGCTGTCGCTCGGGCCGACGTGGATGGCCACGGCGCTGGGCGGGAGGGCGGCGAAGAGGTCCTCGTCGGTCTGGTCGTCGCCCAGGGCGAGGATGGCCTCGTCGGAGGGTTCCGGAGAGAGGACGAGGGGGACGATGGCGCCCTTGTTCACGCCGTGCATCCGGATCTCGACGACCTTGTGGCCCTGGAGAATCTCCAGGGGCTGGTTGCTGAGGAGGGCGCCGAGGTGCAGCCGCAGCTCCTTGGCCTGGGATGCGCCGAAGCCGGGATCGGCCATGCGGTAGTGCCAGGCGAGGGAGGCGACCTTCTCCTCGATCAAGGAGCCGGGGGTGCTGCTGACGAACTGCTCGACGATGGGGCGGACGTGGTCTTTCCACTGGGTCTGGGGGTCGATGTTCCTGTGCCAGTCGGCATCCGGGGTGAGGCGCGACCACAGGCCGTGCTCGGCGTGCAGGCCGATGGGGAGGGCGCCGAGCCATCGCTCCAGATCCTGGTGGGGGCGCCCGCTGACGACGTGAACGCGGGTGGCGGGCCGCCGGGCGAGGTCGCGGAGGAGCGCGAGCAGCGCTTCGTCCGGCGCCGCCTGGGGCGGGGTGGCCGCGAAGGGGACGAGGGTCCCGTCGTAATCGAGGAGCAAGAGGAGGGAGGGCGCGGCGCGCAGCGAGGTCACGACGGCGTCGATCTGCTCGGCGGGGGACTCGCGAGCGCCAGCGGGCTCCCGCTGGGTCGCCGAGCGCTCGAGGGTGCCGAGGAAGAGGGAGACCCAGCGGTGGACGTCGTGGGTCATGATGCGCCGTCGAAGGGCGCTCATGCGGATGCGGCGCTCTTCGGGCGCGAGGGCGAGGGCCTGGGCCATGGCCCCCGCGGTGGCGTCGATGTCGTAAGGGTTCACCCGCAGCGCCTCGCCCAGTTCGGAGGCTGCACCGGCCAGCTCGCTCAGGATGAGCACACCGTCGTCGTCGACGCGCGAGGCGATGAACTCCTTGGCGACGAGGTTGAGGCCATCCCGCACGGGGGTGACGAGCATCACGTCGGCGGCGCGGTAGAGCGCGATGAGCTGAGACTCGGGGATGGAGCGGTAGAGGTAGTGGATGGGGGTCCAGTCGATGGTGCCGTACTCGCCGTTGATCTTGCCCACCAGCTCGTCGACCTGGGTCTTCAGGGTGACGTAGGCGTCGACCTCGGTGCGGGAAGGGACGGCCACCTGGACGAGCCGCACCTTGCCGTGCAGCTCGGGGGAGCGGGCGAGGAGCCGCTCGTACGCGAGGAGGCGCCGGGTGAGGCCCTTGGTGTAGTCCATGCGGTCGACACCGAGGAGAATGCGGCACGGGGCCGCGCGCTGCCGGATGGCGTCGGCCTCGGTGGCGAGTTCGGGGGAAGTCGCGACCTGCGAGAAGTGAGCGGCGTCGATGCCCATGGGGAACACGCCGAGGCGGACGTTGCGGCCGGCGTAGCGGAGGCGGTCCACCTCGACGTCGAGGCCGAGGATCCGCATCATCGAACGTGCAAACTGGTCGAGGTACGAGAACGTGTGGAAGCCGATGAGATCGGCCCCGAGCAGGCCCGTGAGAATCTCTTCGCGCCGGGGCAGGATCCTGAACGCTTCCGAGGAGGGGAAAGGGATGTGCAGGAAGAAGCCGATGGTGGCCGAGGGGAGGCGCTCGCGGATCATGCCGGGGACGAGCATGAGCTGGTAGTCCTGGACCCAGATGGTGTCGCCAGGGCGGTAGCGCGCGACGGTGAGATCGGCGAAGCGCTGATTGACGTGCTGGTACACTTCCCAGTCGGTCGAGACGAGGGGGATGCGATCGACCATGTAATGGAACAGCGGCCACAGCACGCCGTTCGAATACCCCTCGTAATAACGGGTGACCTCCTCCGGCTCCAGGTAGAGGGGTACCGCCCGCATGGCCTCGAGCTTCTCGTCGAGAGACCCGCGCTGCGCATCGTCCAGGTGACTCACGTCACCCGGCCAGCCGATCCAGAGCCCGTCGGACTTCGTGTGAGGCCCTCGGAGCCCGGTGGCGAGCCCGCCCGCGCTCGGCGC is part of the Chondromyces crocatus genome and encodes:
- a CDS encoding SDR family oxidoreductase, whose protein sequence is MEKDPSDTVVVITGASSGIGRATAQLFAGAGASVVLAARSKETLEEVAIECSRVGGTALVVPTDVRSEDEVRELARRAIEHFGHIDVWVNNAAVSLFGRTEDVPYEAYRQVIETNLFGSIHGARAALPGFRAQGHGVLINVGSVAGIFGQPYTSAYCVTKFGVRGLGESLRQELMDAPNIHVCTVMPATVDTPIFQQAANYTGRAVQPIPPVIDPYRVAHTIVELVGRPQREVIVGWAGRMMAAQHAIAPGRAERRMAKTVEEKHLTDRPAPLSPGNLFSPVPEQNHVSGGWSRDGSPGRRERIPAALALSMPALGLAAAVLLLLRR
- a CDS encoding glycosyltransferase family 39 protein, whose translation is MEAPPSEPRPLEPLASPNRPTDSDAVSRLRAFLTGPALLLPAVLLLALLVRLPGLGFDIPTLSWTTNSFPLTHHADEPVNQRVVRTVLSSGDFNPRFFNYPSLFFYLHALLHVVAYGIARALGAVPAPAEGMSFTRAASTISESTLALLLSRGLSVAFGVGSVYLLYVAGKRLISPRAGLAAAFLLAVSPTFIRNTRFFSPDACTTFFVLLTLVCALDVLRRGSLRDHLLTGAAVGLAASTKYNAGLLLVLPLAAQLLREGAQGLKDRRLYLGFVMAAAAFVATSPFTVLDFPAFLEGFKKEVAHYTTGHLGAEGNSGVWYARYLWLAEGPVVLLGFVGLVWSYVRRSRELTLLSIFPLVYLPLISRMAYRNDRTVMLVLPFLFLFALVALQRLAGWGPSERLQRPARRIGAVALALLSITLPLLAIVDHIPALGMPAPRAQARQWFEDNVPTGQRIALEWHSAVPRRSAHYLVPLRTLSSYDLAWYRENRVSYFISSEEMTDRFYDDPERHADTIARYEALFGQLERVAVFPNPYRPWASGPFARLLGGDRDKVWPGYAYNGEQRIYRMPKAPTPTP
- a CDS encoding SOUL family heme-binding protein produces the protein MQNPLVPTPSEVATPATLLPISAEHGDPPVLARNRRARAVRALLPAVAVGSAVAAFVAADRIRRPAVRAATLSMLGSLVGAGLVRWQLARLFTEQPAHTVERRIGKLEVRHYPAMVEAATIVEGVFWPRALSEGFRRLAGFIFGSNVAGEQIAMTAPVVATATVGETTALTSPDGCTLDGAAGLTVGFLMPRDRTSGSLPVPRDHRICFRDIPPRRIAVRRFSGRLDSARVAVEQRKLIASAERAGFTVRGEPTFAAYDPPTTLPFLRRFEVWVEVD
- a CDS encoding STAS domain-containing protein, with protein sequence MPSAQNEQPIRYEHFFQSSGDLLCVVNGEGRFIAVNQVFCDVLGYREDALLGEPFVAVIHPEDVEPVRAFIQEGRNGAPLLRVDARFLRRDMTSQRLIFGLRRATEEEHVYGSGREAGPQPSAAARRQQQVLLQKMQAVARVGGWEVDCRNNSQSWTEETFRIHEIPLGNEPSTQEGINYYAPEHIPYITAAFTACAKEAIPYDLELQIVTAKGRRVWVRTAGVPIIEDGEIVRVIGAFQDIDEMKRRELDLAEKLAIIEQQRSAIHAMSAPIIQVWDGVLALPVVGMLDRERAGEITARILDAVVESGARYAILDLTGVEVVDEVTADHLLRILRAIQLLGAQGLITGIRPAVAQTLTALQAGFAGVRTLSSLRDALKLCMRQRMPRTEARLSG
- a CDS encoding nuclear transport factor 2 family protein, which gives rise to MNKSRNFTSRVSIGRIGAALGMAALVVSGMSATAPASGNPQNQLQQLVDESEITKLTYCYAAATDAVGAGRLLVAKAMYAQCFTPDAVLEVYSPGVDRNGPPSLSGSPDDWADVALNEFTNGGYVSTQHLNGNVRVTVHGNTARMSTYLLATHVVDPAGAVEIANGTYEDVVVRTPQGWRISKRTLILSTYYRVESP
- a CDS encoding patatin-like phospholipase family protein; its protein translation is MPGPMRQGRTALVLAGGAARGAYEAGVVQYIVEELARDLDHVLRFDVLCGTSVGALNACGLAAFADLGQAGIRRLLEVWTKLEVAELVRPDARGILEMGTRLLGRPAGARVPAREGGVIDPSGLERLVESSIPFARIEENLRAGYLDALSVSTTHVTTGRTVVHVQRREGGLPPWGNDPTTVAREAKIGPQHALASSAIPILFRAVKLDGDYHCDGGLRQNVPLSPARRLGATHVLVVNPRHLEVTPLDDGAAEDVFPGPLFLLGKTLNALLLDRIDTDLARLSTINRILEAGTRVAGPSFVDDLNREMGFPEGIGLRPMQATLVRASDDIGRIATEYVRSPAFGRVSGMGGRLLRRLAERDSRSEADLLSYLLFDGGFAGQLIELGRADARARHEELCAFFTEAAKSAEEREFDEALTKRFPSQPQMEALDAE
- a CDS encoding bifunctional alpha,alpha-trehalose-phosphate synthase (UDP-forming)/trehalose-phosphatase, with product MTEPRLLIVSNRLPVTVRTDRGELSVAPSAGGLATGLRGPHTKSDGLWIGWPGDVSHLDDAQRGSLDEKLEAMRAVPLYLEPEEVTRYYEGYSNGVLWPLFHYMVDRIPLVSTDWEVYQHVNQRFADLTVARYRPGDTIWVQDYQLMLVPGMIRERLPSATIGFFLHIPFPSSEAFRILPRREEILTGLLGADLIGFHTFSYLDQFARSMMRILGLDVEVDRLRYAGRNVRLGVFPMGIDAAHFSQVATSPELATEADAIRQRAAPCRILLGVDRMDYTKGLTRRLLAYERLLARSPELHGKVRLVQVAVPSRTEVDAYVTLKTQVDELVGKINGEYGTIDWTPIHYLYRSIPESQLIALYRAADVMLVTPVRDGLNLVAKEFIASRVDDDGVLILSELAGAASELGEALRVNPYDIDATAGAMAQALALAPEERRIRMSALRRRIMTHDVHRWVSLFLGTLERSATQREPAGARESPAEQIDAVVTSLRAAPSLLLLLDYDGTLVPFAATPPQAAPDEALLALLRDLARRPATRVHVVSGRPHQDLERWLGALPIGLHAEHGLWSRLTPDADWHRNIDPQTQWKDHVRPIVEQFVSSTPGSLIEEKVASLAWHYRMADPGFGASQAKELRLHLGALLSNQPLEILQGHKVVEIRMHGVNKGAIVPLVLSPEPSDEAILALGDDQTDEDLFAALPPSAVAIHVGPSDSRAPHRIPDPAAVRRLLQRLLS